The DNA window TTTAGCCAAGTGAATAGTCCTCTATAGGTGATCGCAGACATTATGCCAATTTGCATTCGAACGGACACCAATTCAGTAGGACCGACATTCTTGTCTGTCCGTCTTTCCGATTGGTGTTTAGTCATTCACGAGAACGACAGACAAGAATGTCGGTCCTACTGAACACAACTTCGCATTAGAAGATAAATGCAATCTTGGCTTATATTTCCGGCGCGGACTCCTGACGGCATATTCTCTTCTAAAGACCATTGAACGCATCAAGAAACTCGCTGCGACTTATCCCTGCCTGGGCGTATTTCACTCTCAAGGTGGATCCTTTGATGCGGTAGTGATTCGGCATGGTCAAAGGTGTCGATGTGCCATCGGAGTTGGCGCGAATCATTGCCATATGGGTGCCAGTTCTTGCAATCTCGAATCCCAAACGCCTAAGCGCGGCCATTACATCTGCTTTGGCAGCATCACGAGGAAACCGCGTGGATTACTCACACGACCGATTCGGTGACAAATGCACTTAAGAGTTGTCGGGCATGAAAGAACTTCGTAGCCAAACGTCTCTATGTGGAAACGGAGCGCCGACCGGGCATTTTCGAGCGCTTCTTCTGCGGTTTCGCCCTCCCCGACAACCACCCCCTCGACGCCCAGCGGATATGCCACATACCCGTCCTGGTGATGCTCTACGACAAACTTGATGTCTGCCCAGTTCGACCACAAAACCATTACCCTAATCGTATTCCTGCACCGTGACGCGGAGAAGTTCGCGGATCGTCGTCGTGCCGGCTGCGACCTTGCGGAGACCGGCTTCCCGCAGCGACACCATTCCGCGCCGGATGGCTTCCTCGCGGATTTCCTCCTGGTTCGCGTTGTCGAAGATCATCCGCCGGATGATCCCCTTCACCTCGAGGATCTCGAAAATGCCGGTCCGGTCGTAGTAGCCCGTGTTGCGGCAGTGGACGCAGCCTTTGCCGCGATAGAACTTGATCCCCGCGAAGCGCGCCTTCTCTTCGTCCGACATATTGAGCGCGCCCATTTCAAACTCGTCCGGATCGTATTCGTGGCGGCACTTGGTGCAGATCTTGCGCACGAGCCGTTGCGCCATCACCAGAAGCAGGCACGATCCGACCAGGAACGGTGGCACCCCGATATCGATCAGACGGGTGATCGTCGCCGGGGCGTCGTTGGCGTGCAGGGTCGTAAAGACGACGTGCCCGGTGAGGCTGAACTTCACCGCGATGTCGGCCGTTTCG is part of the Calditrichota bacterium genome and encodes:
- a CDS encoding type II toxin-antitoxin system HicA family toxin, encoding MAALRRLGFEIARTGTHMAMIRANSDGTSTPLTMPNHYRIKGSTLRVKYAQAGISRSEFLDAFNGL